The Benincasa hispida cultivar B227 chromosome 9, ASM972705v1, whole genome shotgun sequence genome has a segment encoding these proteins:
- the LOC120086787 gene encoding pentatricopeptide repeat-containing protein At3g59040, protein MPQTLILKPVVSAPLPNWSKSQAHTHFISSNINVRGRLEVTCMGMLTPRKFLQKRKKLEVFKDAADEAEQKNWRRLMNEIEETGSAVSVLRSERIKNEAIPKDLVLGTLVRFKQLKKWNLVSEILEWLRTQSWWNFSEMDFVMLITAYGKLGDFNRAEKVLNLMNKKGYPPNVVSHTALMEAYGRGGRYSNAEAIFRRMQSGGPEPSALTYQIMLKTFVEGSKFKEAEELFNSLLNKEKPVLKPDQKMFHMIIYMFKKAGNYEKARKVFAEMAARGVPQTTVTYNSLMSFETNYKEVSKIYDQMQRAGLQPDVVSYALLISAYGKARREEEALAVFEEMLDAGIRPTHKAYNILLDAFAISGMIEQAKIVFKSMRRDRCSPDICSYTTMLSAYINASDMKGAENFFRRLKQDGFRPNVVTYGTLIKGYAKINNLEKMIKKYEEMKVNGIRVNQTILTTIMDAYGKNKDFGSAVIWFKEIESCGLRPDQKAKNILLSLAKTAEELDEANQLVGYSSQSSNPQRAGKFFSSVVEDEEEDDDELDYADDVIPHTNQRDEKIILNGIHQQNLEQNLEGLCAKIC, encoded by the exons ATGCCTCAAACTCTAATTCTGAAGCCTGTTGTTTCAGCTCCTCTACCCAATTGGAG TAAATCGCAAGCACACACACATTTTATTAGTTCAAACATTAATGTACGTGGAAGATTGGAGGTTACCTGTATGGGTATGTTGACACCCAGAAAGTTCTTacagaaaaggaagaagttgGAAGTatttaaggatgcagctgatGAGGCAGAGCAGAAGAATTGGAGGAGACTGATGAATGAAATAGAGGAGACAGGCTCTGCTGTTTCTGTGCTCCGAagtgaaagaattaaaaatgaGGCTATTCCGAAGGACTTGGTGTTGGGGACCTTGGTTAGATTTAAACAGCTGAAGAAATGGAACCTAGTCAGTGAG ATTCTTGAATGGCTCCGGACCCAGAGCTGGTGGAACTTTAGTGAAATGGATTTCGTGATGCTTATTACAGCTTATGGCAAGCTAGGGGACTTCAATCGTGCAGAAAAAGTTCTAAACTTGATGAATAAGAAGGGTTATCCCCCCAATGTGGTCTCTCATACTGCTCTTATGGAAGCGTATGGAAGAGGTGGCAGGTATAGTAATGCCGAAGCAATCTTTAGAAGGATGCAATCTGGTGGTCCTGAACCTTCTGCATTGACATATCAAATAATGCTAAAAACTTTTGTTGAG GGATCTAAATTCAAGGAagctgaagaactcttcaacTCCCTCTTGAACAAGGAAAAGCCAGTGTTGAAGCCAGACCAAAAGATGTTCCACATGATAATTTACATGTTCAAGAAGGCTGGGAATTATGAAAAGGCTCGAAAAGTATTTGCTGAAATGGCAGCACGAGGAGTTCCTCAGACTACAGTTACTTATAATAGTTTGATGTCTTTTGAAACTAACTACAAGGAGGTCTCAAAGATTTATGATCAG ATGCAAAGAGCTGGACTTCAACCAGATGTTGTCAGCTATGCTTTACTCATAAGTGCTTATGGTAAAGCTAGAAGAGAGGAAGAAGCACTAGCAGTTTTTGAGGAAATGCTTGATGCTGGTATCAG ACCAACTCACAAAGCTTACAATATTTTGCTTGATGCATTTGCAATCTCTGGAATGATCGAGCAAGCTAAGATCGTGTTCAAGAGTATGAGAAGGGACAG GTGTAGTCCAGATATTTGCTCTTATACAACCATGCTATCAGCTTACATTAATGCGTCTGACATGAAGGGAGCTGAAAATTTTTTTAGACGACTGAAACAAGATGGTTTTAGACCCAACGTTGTTACATATGGTACATTGATCAAAGGATATGCTAAAATAAATAATCTTGAAAAGatgattaaaaaatatgaagaaatgAAGGTCAATGGTATACGAGTGAATCAGACGATTTTAACGACGATCATGGATGCATATGGAAAGAACAAGGATTTTGGTAGTGCTGTTATTTGGTTCAAGGAAATTGAATCTTGTGGCCTTCGGCCTGATCAAAAAGCAAAAAATATCCTGTTATCTTTGGCAAAAACAGCAGAAGAGCTCGATGAAGCGAATCAACTCGTGGGATATTCAAGTCAGAGTAGCAATCCTCAAAGAGCTGGTAAGTTTTTCAGCTCTGTTGTTGaggatgaggaagaagatgatgatgaattAGATTATGCAGATGATGTAATtcctcatactaatcaaagagatgagaaaattattttaaatggcaTTCATCAACAAAACTTGGAGCAAAATCTGGAGGGGTTATGTGCTAAGATTTGCTAA
- the LOC120086346 gene encoding protein NPG1, whose amino-acid sequence MTSTVDEDDREPAMESGESDEGIVVREVCANGICIKTTEVEAKLDEGNIQEAESSLREGLSLNFEEARALLGKLEYQRGNVEGALRVFDGIDLQAAIQRLQPSVSEKTPPKKGRSRTESQHAVSQHAANLVLEAIYLKVKSLQKLGRVTEAADECTSVLDAVEKIFQQGIPDGQVDSRLQDTVSQAVELLPELWKQAGCFQEAISAYRRALLSQWNLNNESCARIQKGFAVFLLYSGVEAGPPSLAVQLEGSYVPKNNLEEAILLLMVLVKKYYLGKIKWDPSVMEHLIYALSLCSQTSVLAKQLEEVMPGVYHRVDRWKYLAFCYCAAGQNKVALNLLRKSLHKHEKPDDVAALLLAAKICSEDPYLAAEGVGYAQRVMNNSIENEEHLKGVGLRLLGLCLGKQAKMSSSDFERSRLQSEALKSLEAASGLESNNLDLMLELGVQYSEYRNLNAALQYAKKFIDETGGSVLKGWQLLALVLSAQKRFSEAEVVTDAAMDETTKWEQGPLLRLKAKLKVSQSLHMDAIETYRYLLALVQAQKKSFGPLRIIPQVEDDKVNEFEVWNGLANLYSSLSHWKDAEICLGKARELKEFSPEVLHSEGLMCEGREKIQEALAAYINALLLEPSYVPCKVLIGALWSKAGPDALPIARSLLSDALRLDPTNRKAWFYLGVIHRDEGRMADAIDCFQAAAMLEESDPIESFSSIL is encoded by the exons ATGACGTCAACTGTTGATGAAGATGATAGGGAGCCAGCCATGGAGTCTGGCGAATCTGATGAAGGAATAGTTGTCCGAGAAGTCTGTGCAAATGGGATCTGCATAAAAACAACAGAAGTAGAAGCAAAGCTCGATGAGGGAAATATCCAAGAGGCAGAATCTTCATTACGGGAAGGGTTATCTCTCAATTTTGAG GAAGCCAGAGCCCTTCTTGGGAAGTTGGAATATCAGAGAGGTAATGTCGAAGGTGCTCTACGCGTGTTTGATGGTATTGATCTCCAAGCAGCTATTCAACGATTACAGCCTAGTGTTTCTGAGAAGACACCTCCAAAAAAGGGACGCTCGCGCACTGAATCTCAACATGCAGTTTCGCAGCATGCTGCAAACCTGGTTCTTGAAGCCATATATTTAAAAGTGAAGTCTCTTCAGAAGCTAGGGAGAGTAACTG AGGCTGCTGATGAGTGTACTAGTGTACTTGATGCTGTAGAGAAGATATTCCAGCAAGGAATTCCTGATGGGCAAGTGGATAGCAGATTGCAAGATACTGTCAGTCAGGCTGTAGAACTCCTCCCTGAGCTATGGAAGCAGGCTGGCTGTTTCCAGGAAGCAATATCTGCTTATAGACGTGCCCTCCTAAGCCAATGGAACCTCAATAATGAAAGCTGTGCTAGGATCCAGAAAGGATTTGCTGTTTTTTTGCTTTACAGTGGAGTAGAGGCTGGTCCTCCTAGTTTAGCTGTTCAACTTGAAGGTTCTTATGTACCAAAAAATAATTTGGAAGAAGCAATTCTACTTTTGATGGTCCTTGTGAAGAAATATTACCTTGGTAAAATAAAATGGGATCCATCGGTGATGGAGCACCTAATATATGCTCTATCCTTGTGCAGTCAGACGTCTGTTTTAGCAAAACAGCTTGAAGAGGTCATGCCTGGAGTATATCACCGTGTAGATCGTTGGAAGTATTTAGCTTTTTGTTATTGTGCAGCAGGACAGAATAAAGTTGCCTTAAATCTTCTGAGAAAGTCTctacataaacatgagaaaccAGATGATGTGGCAGCTTTATTATTGGCTGCCAAGATCTGTAGTGAGGATCCTTATCTTGCTGCTGAAGGAGTTGGTTATGCCCAGCGGGTAATGAATAATTCTATAGAAAATGAAGAGCATTTAAAGGGTGTAGGTCTTCGCTTGTTAGGTCTTTGTCTGGGAAAACAAGCCAAAATGTCTTCCTCTGACTTTGAGAGGTCCCGTCTTCAGTCAGAGGCATTGAAATCTCTTGAGGCAGCAAGTGGTCTGGAGAGCAATAATTTAGATTTGATGCTTGAGTTAGGAGTACAATATTCAGAATATCGAAATTTGAATGCTGCTCTGCAATATGCAAAGAAGTTTATTGATGAAACCGGTGGCTCTGTCTTAAAAGGCTGGCAGTTGCTTGCTCTTGTTTTGTCTGCCCAAAAGAGATTCTCAGAGGCTGAAGTGGTCACTGATGCTGCAATGGATGAGACAACAAAATGGGAACAAGGTCCACTTCTCAGACTCAAGGCAAAGCTGAAAGTTTCTCAATCATTACATATGGATGCTATCGAAACTTACCGTTATCTCCTTGCATTAGTTCAAGCGCAAAAGAAATCATTTGGACCTCTCCGAATTATCCCTCAG GTTGAAGATGATAAAgtgaatgaatttgaagtgtgGAATGGTCTAGCCAATTTATACTCCAGCCTTTCACATTGGAAAGATGCAGAGATATGTCTAGGAAAAGCAAGAGAGCTGAAAGAGTTCTCCCCAGAAGTACTACATAGTGAAG GTCTAATGTGTGAAGGACGTGAGAAAATACAAGAAGCTCTAGCAGCTTATATTAATGCTCTCCTACTCGAACCGTCTTATGTTCCTTGCAAGGTTTTGATTGGTGCTCTTTGGTCGAAAGCGGGCCCGGATGCATTGCCTATAGCGAGAAGCTTACTTTCAGACGCATTGAGATTAGATCCTACCAACCGTAAGGCTTGGTTTTACTTAGGGGTCATTCATCGGGACGAAGGACGAATGGCTGATGCTATAGACTGCTTCCAGGCGGCCGCCATGCTTGAAGAATCCGATCCCATTGAAAGCTTCAGCAGTATTCTCTAG